Proteins found in one Microbaculum marinisediminis genomic segment:
- a CDS encoding mandelate racemase/muconate lactonizing enzyme family protein: MNDTTITTVHCHLLTQDLSRSAIRWAGGNMRYWNTALIEVATAGGLRGFGEAYYPGLSAPLATRALTENFAPLLIAEDATEATALFHRMRSKSLAWGKSGLPLMVAGSIEVALWDIKAQALGVPLHQLLGGKAHDAITVYASGGTDAPRDQLVAEMESYLERGFRAVKIRIGRSVAEDVEKVRLCRDVLGADVELMVDAVMGHNPNPFSAKEALARINAIEKFDITWFEDPVANSDYAGCAYVRQHSPVPVAAGETAVGVNDFLPYFEHGALDWVQPDPTHSGGIGECMAIAALARAHGVRVIYHSWGMAPCLAANYSLAFADPHARYLEYPTHGLPLVEELAETPFRLVDGKFAAPTQPGLGVKLTDDILARYAFVEGSTFWP, translated from the coding sequence ATGAACGACACGACTATCACGACCGTCCACTGCCACCTCTTGACCCAGGATCTCAGCCGCTCCGCCATCCGGTGGGCCGGCGGAAACATGCGCTACTGGAACACCGCGCTCATCGAGGTCGCTACGGCCGGCGGCCTGCGCGGCTTTGGCGAAGCGTATTATCCCGGGCTGAGCGCGCCGTTGGCAACACGCGCCCTGACCGAAAACTTTGCGCCGCTCCTGATAGCCGAGGATGCCACCGAGGCAACCGCGCTTTTTCACCGGATGCGTTCGAAGTCGCTTGCGTGGGGCAAGTCCGGATTGCCGCTGATGGTCGCCGGCTCCATCGAGGTCGCGCTGTGGGACATCAAGGCCCAGGCGCTCGGGGTGCCGCTCCACCAGCTTCTCGGCGGCAAGGCCCACGACGCCATCACCGTCTATGCCAGTGGCGGCACCGATGCACCGCGCGATCAGCTCGTCGCGGAGATGGAGAGCTACCTTGAGCGCGGTTTTCGCGCCGTGAAGATCCGGATCGGCCGGTCCGTCGCCGAGGATGTCGAGAAGGTGCGTCTGTGCCGCGACGTCCTCGGGGCGGATGTCGAGCTGATGGTCGACGCGGTCATGGGGCACAACCCCAATCCCTTCTCGGCAAAGGAAGCGCTCGCCCGAATCAATGCGATCGAGAAATTCGACATCACGTGGTTCGAGGATCCGGTCGCCAACAGCGACTACGCGGGCTGCGCCTACGTTCGGCAGCATTCCCCGGTTCCCGTCGCGGCGGGCGAAACGGCCGTCGGGGTGAACGATTTCCTCCCCTATTTCGAACATGGCGCGCTCGACTGGGTACAGCCCGATCCCACCCACTCGGGCGGTATCGGCGAATGCATGGCCATCGCCGCCCTGGCGCGGGCACACGGGGTACGCGTGATCTACCATTCGTGGGGCATGGCACCGTGCCTGGCGGCGAATTACAGCCTCGCCTTCGCCGATCCGCACGCGCGCTATCTCGAGTATCCCACGCATGGCCTGCCGCTGGTCGAGGAACTGGCGGAGACGCCGTTCCGACTTGTCGACGGCAAGTTCGCGGCACCGACGCAGCCGGGCCTCGGCGTCAAGCTGACCGACGACATCCTGGCCCGCTACGCCTTCGTCGAGGGCAGCACGTTCTGGCCATGA
- a CDS encoding aspartate aminotransferase family protein → MSLNRAINPSKLFVRAKGAYLYDVDGKEYIDYHAGFAPYLFGHGDPEVDEAVIEAIRSGASLIGAGTMPWEAEISELLVESVPGIEQLQLTSTGSEAVGYALRLARAHTGRDVVVVMQGGYNGCFDYVSYNLMDPASFVEPHKPGEEYPLSVTTAGVPKVIDEVVRAIEYNDLEAAERALAKGDVAAIILEPILQNIGIVKPLPGYLEGLRALCDKYGTVLIFDEVKTGFRHALGGYQSLCGVTPDLCTFGKAVANGYPMGVIGGKREIMKLCSDPSPEKRVAVAGTYNGHPVNVAAAKACLTRLKTRETEVYGELERLGARLETGLKQVFETRNYATSIVRQGSAFAVYFMDHAPVNWRDIALNHDAQRDIAFRRALIEEGVFQFPVITKQGSISLAHTDADIDRTIELAEKVVSTLT, encoded by the coding sequence ATGTCTCTCAATCGCGCCATCAATCCATCCAAGCTCTTCGTGCGTGCCAAGGGCGCGTATCTCTACGACGTCGACGGCAAGGAATACATCGACTACCACGCCGGCTTCGCCCCCTACCTGTTCGGGCACGGCGACCCGGAGGTCGACGAGGCGGTCATCGAGGCCATCCGTTCCGGCGCGTCCCTCATCGGTGCGGGAACGATGCCCTGGGAAGCCGAGATCTCCGAACTGCTCGTGGAAAGCGTTCCAGGCATCGAGCAGCTGCAGCTCACCAGCACCGGCTCGGAAGCAGTGGGCTATGCGCTGCGTCTCGCCCGCGCCCACACCGGCCGCGATGTCGTGGTGGTGATGCAGGGCGGCTACAACGGCTGCTTCGACTATGTCAGCTACAACCTGATGGACCCGGCATCCTTCGTCGAGCCGCACAAGCCGGGCGAGGAATATCCACTCAGCGTCACCACGGCCGGTGTGCCGAAGGTCATCGACGAGGTCGTCCGCGCGATCGAGTACAACGATCTCGAAGCCGCGGAGCGCGCGCTCGCCAAGGGCGACGTCGCGGCGATCATCCTCGAGCCCATCCTGCAGAATATCGGCATCGTAAAGCCCCTCCCCGGCTATCTGGAAGGGCTGCGGGCCCTCTGCGACAAATACGGCACCGTGCTGATCTTCGACGAGGTGAAGACCGGATTCCGCCACGCGCTTGGCGGCTATCAGTCGTTGTGCGGCGTGACCCCCGACCTGTGCACCTTCGGCAAGGCGGTCGCAAACGGCTATCCGATGGGCGTCATCGGCGGCAAGCGCGAGATCATGAAGCTGTGCAGCGATCCGTCGCCGGAGAAGCGTGTGGCCGTGGCCGGCACCTATAACGGCCATCCGGTGAATGTGGCGGCAGCCAAGGCGTGTCTGACCCGCCTGAAGACCCGCGAAACGGAAGTCTACGGCGAGCTGGAGCGTCTTGGCGCGCGGCTCGAGACGGGGCTCAAGCAGGTATTCGAGACCCGCAATTACGCAACGAGCATCGTGCGGCAGGGCTCGGCGTTCGCCGTCTACTTCATGGACCATGCGCCGGTGAACTGGCGCGACATCGCGCTCAACCACGATGCCCAGCGCGACATCGCCTTCCGCCGCGCGCTGATCGAGGAAGGCGTGTTCCAGTTCCCGGTGATCACCAAGCAGGGAAGCATCTCCCTGGCCCACACGGATGCGGATATCGACCGCACCATCGAGCTGGCCGAAAAGGTGGTCTCCACTCTCACCTGA
- a CDS encoding substrate-binding protein, whose amino-acid sequence MSRLPISRRNALKGIGAAVALGTLAKPAILRASDQVKIGFIAPLTGSEAILGAVQLQCYQIALDELNKAGGIGGREIVSIVEDDETNAKATIDKTRKLVAKDNVDLVLGTLASFERTAALSVTSRAKKLFIYPTYYEGGDCSPLLVNTGQVPSQQIDPLAEYLTDNVGKSVYVIGHDYSWPRGSTDQLKAGLEARGGKLVGAEFVPFGMSDFGPSFAKIKEADPDIVSFMLVADDAITAVKQYRSFDMKQPLVFHAWDDVMLGAVSPAEQAGIIASQGYFQQVDTPANNAFVKTFADKFGADKPINYIGISCYQTPMLYAEAVKKAGSLDPEKVVAAISQVEVDGPIGMMRVEADTNHVVMGNYVAQVTDNAQFEIKKHTAPTPPQAGCTL is encoded by the coding sequence ATGTCGCGATTGCCTATTTCGAGAAGAAACGCGCTCAAGGGTATCGGTGCAGCCGTTGCCCTCGGCACCCTTGCAAAGCCTGCCATCCTGCGTGCCTCCGATCAGGTCAAGATCGGCTTCATCGCGCCGCTGACCGGATCCGAAGCGATCCTCGGCGCCGTGCAGCTCCAGTGCTATCAGATCGCGCTCGACGAACTGAACAAGGCGGGCGGCATCGGCGGGCGGGAGATCGTCTCCATCGTCGAGGACGACGAGACCAACGCCAAGGCCACGATCGACAAGACCCGCAAGCTAGTCGCGAAGGACAATGTCGATCTGGTGCTGGGCACGCTGGCGAGCTTCGAGCGGACGGCCGCGCTCAGCGTCACTTCGCGCGCCAAGAAGCTCTTCATCTACCCGACCTACTACGAGGGAGGCGACTGCTCGCCGCTGCTCGTCAACACCGGCCAGGTTCCCAGCCAGCAGATCGATCCGCTGGCGGAGTATCTGACCGACAATGTCGGCAAGTCCGTCTATGTCATCGGGCACGACTACAGCTGGCCGCGCGGCAGCACGGATCAGCTCAAGGCGGGTCTGGAGGCACGCGGCGGCAAGCTGGTCGGCGCCGAGTTCGTGCCCTTCGGCATGAGCGATTTCGGGCCGTCCTTCGCCAAGATCAAGGAAGCCGATCCGGACATCGTCAGCTTCATGCTGGTGGCCGATGACGCCATCACAGCGGTCAAGCAGTACCGCAGCTTCGACATGAAGCAGCCGCTTGTCTTCCATGCATGGGACGACGTCATGCTGGGCGCGGTCAGCCCGGCCGAGCAGGCCGGCATCATCGCCTCGCAGGGCTATTTCCAGCAGGTCGACACGCCGGCCAACAACGCGTTCGTCAAGACCTTCGCCGACAAGTTCGGCGCCGACAAGCCGATCAACTATATCGGCATTTCCTGCTACCAGACGCCCATGCTGTATGCCGAGGCGGTCAAGAAGGCGGGCAGCCTCGATCCGGAGAAGGTGGTCGCGGCCATCAGCCAGGTCGAGGTCGACGGTCCGATCGGGATGATGCGCGTCGAGGCCGACACGAACCACGTCGTCATGGGCAACTATGTTGCCCAGGTGACCGACAACGCGCAGTTCGAGATCAAGAAGCATACCGCTCCGACGCCGCCGCAGGCCGGCTGCACGCTCTGA
- a CDS encoding amidohydrolase family protein, with protein sequence MIVDVHTHTPQYRNAVPEDRRTINTSWRPDAARPSNYSWAEYRQSQSVVDKSIVFGIAWEPGERVGGTNGPRDHGDVAEKANDFTATFVHAYPDELIGFMCVHPYDVDALDEMERSRVDLGLRGVKLGANYQAYDPLDRRALAVYQYAERHGLPILFHTGTSAVKSAPIPAAHPLTVDEIASRYPDLKIIMAHMGHPWTVDATVVVRKHANVYTDISGLFYRPYTHYEALIKATEWSILDKVLFGSDFPVTTPTETMAGLRAVNDIVDGTRMPRVPLDKIEEIIHRDSLALLGLD encoded by the coding sequence ATGATTGTCGACGTCCACACCCACACGCCGCAATACCGGAACGCAGTCCCGGAAGACCGGCGCACGATCAACACCTCCTGGCGGCCTGATGCCGCGCGTCCGTCGAACTACTCCTGGGCGGAGTATCGCCAGTCGCAGTCGGTGGTGGACAAGTCCATCGTCTTCGGAATCGCCTGGGAGCCCGGCGAACGGGTCGGCGGCACCAATGGCCCGCGCGACCATGGCGACGTGGCGGAGAAGGCCAACGACTTCACGGCGACGTTCGTCCATGCCTATCCGGACGAACTTATTGGCTTCATGTGCGTCCACCCATACGACGTCGACGCGCTCGACGAGATGGAGCGCAGCCGCGTCGATCTCGGCCTGCGCGGCGTGAAGCTGGGCGCCAACTACCAGGCCTACGACCCGCTCGACCGCCGCGCATTGGCGGTCTACCAGTATGCCGAGCGCCACGGGCTGCCGATCCTCTTCCACACCGGCACGTCGGCGGTGAAATCGGCGCCGATACCGGCCGCCCATCCTTTGACCGTCGACGAAATCGCCAGCCGCTATCCGGATCTGAAGATCATCATGGCCCACATGGGCCATCCCTGGACGGTGGATGCGACGGTGGTGGTGCGCAAGCACGCCAATGTCTACACCGACATTTCCGGCCTGTTCTATCGTCCGTACACCCACTACGAAGCCCTGATAAAGGCCACCGAGTGGAGCATCCTCGACAAGGTATTGTTTGGGTCCGATTTCCCCGTGACCACACCGACGGAGACGATGGCCGGCTTGCGCGCCGTCAACGACATCGTGGACGGCACGCGCATGCCGCGCGTGCCGCTCGACAAGATCGAGGAAATCATCCATCGCGACAGTCTGGCCCTGTTGGGGCTGGACTGA
- a CDS encoding LacI family DNA-binding transcriptional regulator — MGKPTKPATGRAVTIKDVAREAGVSAMSVSNVLNGRGRISEATANHIREVVERLGYRPSVAARRLRLSQQWTIGMLIVVEDPDFLSDLFITAQVTGLTNYLTANSYSLILRGMKPSDFRTTGLFQDIEADGMVAILSGDRVQRDWFVRELSALRVPLVLLQEHHLPDQPDCAIISQDDFDGGRQVGRHLVERGVRSGWMLMPHVEWPAMRARMDGAASAFADAGLPELRIVDCGDESFDVSYQATLAALEAGPVPDAIIGGNDQMAIAAIKACRATGLRVPEEIQITGFNAFEIWRYVDPILTTVRSAAHALGERAAKELIARLQAGHFKKREIVLPVDFQPGKSTRMPS; from the coding sequence GTGGGAAAACCGACGAAGCCCGCCACCGGTCGCGCGGTGACCATCAAGGACGTTGCCCGCGAGGCCGGCGTTTCCGCGATGTCCGTCTCGAACGTGTTGAACGGGCGCGGCCGCATTTCCGAGGCGACGGCCAACCATATCCGCGAGGTGGTGGAACGACTCGGCTACCGGCCGTCCGTCGCCGCGCGCCGGCTGCGCCTGTCGCAGCAATGGACCATCGGCATGCTGATCGTCGTGGAGGATCCTGACTTCCTCAGCGACCTGTTCATCACCGCGCAGGTGACGGGGCTGACGAACTATCTGACGGCCAATTCCTACAGTTTGATCCTGCGCGGCATGAAGCCGTCCGACTTCCGCACGACGGGGCTGTTCCAGGACATCGAGGCGGATGGAATGGTGGCGATCCTGTCGGGCGACCGGGTGCAGCGGGACTGGTTCGTGCGCGAGCTTTCGGCCCTGCGTGTTCCGTTGGTGCTGCTGCAGGAACACCACCTTCCAGACCAGCCCGATTGCGCCATCATCAGCCAGGACGATTTCGACGGAGGCCGGCAGGTCGGGCGCCATCTCGTGGAAAGGGGCGTTCGATCCGGCTGGATGTTGATGCCGCATGTGGAATGGCCGGCGATGCGCGCGCGCATGGACGGTGCCGCGTCGGCATTCGCGGACGCCGGGCTGCCGGAGCTGAGGATCGTGGATTGCGGCGACGAGAGCTTCGACGTCTCCTATCAGGCGACGCTCGCCGCGCTTGAGGCCGGCCCCGTTCCCGACGCGATCATCGGCGGCAACGACCAGATGGCCATCGCCGCCATCAAGGCATGCCGGGCGACCGGCCTTCGCGTCCCCGAGGAGATACAGATCACCGGCTTCAACGCCTTCGAAATCTGGCGCTACGTCGACCCGATCCTGACGACGGTCCGGTCCGCTGCCCACGCCCTTGGAGAGCGCGCGGCCAAGGAACTGATCGCCCGCCTGCAGGCAGGACACTTCAAAAAACGCGAGATCGTCCTGCCGGTTGATTTCCAGCCTGGAAAATCGACACGTATGCCCTCCTGA
- a CDS encoding amidohydrolase family protein, with translation MIVDCHVNVFNADQFSPPEVDLSGGARPGGVSMAADADTLYEAMRDVDKAIIFSLRYGDSVGVDGNDEVTAAAVQKYPDKFVGFACVDPRRPDCMELLEHAIGTLKLKGVKFGPIYNSVPLDDPRLDPVYAYCQKHDLPLTMHMGTTFARDTLLDAGRPIHVDAVAQRYPDLKMIMAHMGHPWIDECIVVARKRPNVYTEVSALCYRPWQFYQALVSAQEYVITDRNKIFWGTDFPFAQVGESIEGLRNINHLVEGTRLPRISQETIDAILHSNPFDHWWHSPLSV, from the coding sequence ATGATTGTCGACTGCCATGTGAACGTCTTCAACGCCGATCAGTTTTCGCCACCGGAAGTCGACCTCAGCGGTGGCGCGCGGCCCGGCGGTGTTTCCATGGCTGCGGATGCAGACACGCTCTACGAGGCGATGCGGGACGTCGACAAGGCGATCATCTTTTCCCTGCGCTATGGCGACTCGGTCGGCGTCGATGGCAACGACGAGGTGACGGCTGCCGCGGTCCAGAAGTATCCGGACAAGTTCGTCGGTTTCGCCTGCGTCGATCCGCGCCGCCCCGACTGTATGGAGTTGCTGGAGCACGCGATCGGAACCCTCAAGCTGAAGGGGGTGAAGTTCGGCCCGATCTACAACAGCGTGCCGCTTGACGATCCCCGGCTCGATCCCGTCTACGCCTATTGCCAGAAGCACGACCTGCCGCTGACCATGCACATGGGCACCACGTTCGCGCGGGACACGCTGCTGGATGCCGGCCGTCCGATCCATGTCGACGCGGTCGCGCAGCGCTACCCCGATCTCAAGATGATCATGGCGCATATGGGCCATCCGTGGATCGACGAATGCATCGTCGTCGCGCGCAAGCGTCCGAACGTCTACACGGAGGTCTCGGCTCTCTGTTACCGCCCGTGGCAGTTCTACCAGGCCCTGGTCTCGGCCCAGGAGTACGTGATCACCGACCGCAACAAGATCTTCTGGGGCACGGATTTCCCCTTCGCCCAGGTCGGCGAGTCGATCGAAGGTCTGCGCAACATCAATCATCTCGTCGAAGGCACCCGTCTGCCGCGGATCTCGCAGGAGACCATCGACGCGATCCTTCACTCAAACCCCTTCGACCACTGGTGGCACAGTCCGTTGTCCGTCTGA
- a CDS encoding 2-hydroxyacid dehydrogenase, with product MSIHLLQTFAMPESAETALADRFVVHKLHTADDPERLFDRVGTSIRAIAGVGVPKPLMDRLPALEIIANFGVGYDSIDVQAAKARNIRVTNTPDVLNDAVAELTIGLMLSLARRLPQADRYVRENRWPLGNLPIFRELGGTTLGIVGLGRIGREIATRAQAMKMRVVYHGRSHQPRQPYVFYPDLVDMARDVDWLVALTPGGAGTEKLISRAVLEALGPDGMFVNVARGSVADQDALIDLLANGGLGGAALDVFADEPHVPEALRRMENVILSPHQGSATRETRDAMGALVVTNLDAHFSGKSLLTPVA from the coding sequence ATGAGCATCCACCTCCTCCAGACCTTCGCCATGCCGGAAAGCGCGGAAACGGCGCTCGCGGACCGGTTCGTCGTCCACAAGCTTCATACCGCCGATGACCCGGAACGCCTGTTCGACCGGGTTGGCACCAGCATCCGCGCGATCGCGGGTGTCGGTGTCCCCAAGCCGCTCATGGACCGGCTGCCGGCCCTGGAGATCATCGCCAATTTTGGTGTCGGCTACGATTCCATCGACGTTCAGGCCGCGAAGGCGCGAAACATCAGGGTGACCAACACGCCCGACGTCCTGAACGACGCGGTCGCCGAACTGACCATCGGTCTGATGCTGTCGCTGGCGCGCCGTTTGCCTCAGGCAGACCGATATGTTCGCGAAAACCGTTGGCCCCTGGGCAATCTGCCGATCTTTCGAGAACTGGGCGGCACTACGCTCGGTATCGTCGGTCTCGGCCGCATCGGCAGGGAGATCGCAACACGCGCGCAGGCCATGAAGATGCGTGTCGTCTACCACGGGCGCTCGCACCAGCCGCGCCAGCCCTACGTTTTCTATCCGGACCTCGTGGACATGGCGCGCGACGTGGACTGGCTCGTCGCCCTCACGCCGGGCGGGGCAGGCACGGAGAAACTGATCAGTCGCGCGGTGCTCGAGGCGCTCGGGCCTGACGGCATGTTCGTCAACGTCGCGCGCGGTTCGGTCGCCGACCAGGACGCCCTCATCGACCTGCTGGCAAACGGCGGCCTGGGTGGCGCTGCCCTGGACGTGTTCGCGGACGAGCCGCACGTCCCCGAGGCCCTTCGGAGGATGGAGAATGTCATCCTGTCGCCGCATCAGGGCTCGGCGACCCGGGAGACCCGGGATGCGATGGGGGCGCTGGTCGTGACCAATCTCGACGCGCATTTTTCGGGAAAATCACTTTTGACGCCTGTGGCGTGA
- a CDS encoding ABC transporter ATP-binding protein produces the protein MLNVTDLTASYGPVPVIRGVTFSIAKGEVVALIGRNGVGKTTLLRSLMAMLPVRRGQIELDGEAVDTLRTHQIARRGMMLVPQGRGILSRLTVGENIAAGMRAAGDRQPLPLAEALAPFPALRERINNPGGALSGGQQQQLALARAMVSRPSMLLLDEPSEGVQPNIVHEIGELIGRLARETGVSVLLVEQNIELALQAAHRCLVMEKGQIVHQGPVDELRDDAVLKRYLAL, from the coding sequence ATGCTGAACGTTACCGACCTTACGGCGAGCTATGGTCCGGTTCCGGTCATCCGGGGCGTAACGTTCTCGATCGCGAAAGGCGAGGTCGTGGCCCTGATCGGTCGCAACGGCGTCGGCAAGACGACCTTGCTGCGTTCGCTGATGGCCATGTTGCCGGTGCGGCGAGGGCAAATCGAACTCGACGGCGAGGCCGTCGACACGCTCCGCACGCATCAGATCGCGCGACGCGGAATGATGCTCGTGCCGCAGGGGCGCGGGATCCTCTCGAGACTGACGGTGGGCGAGAACATCGCCGCCGGGATGCGTGCGGCGGGAGACCGTCAGCCGTTGCCGCTGGCCGAGGCCCTGGCCCCGTTTCCGGCGTTGCGCGAGCGCATCAACAATCCCGGCGGGGCGCTGTCCGGGGGGCAGCAGCAACAGCTCGCGCTCGCCCGCGCCATGGTCAGCCGGCCCTCCATGCTGCTGCTCGACGAGCCGTCCGAGGGCGTTCAGCCGAACATTGTCCACGAGATTGGCGAGCTGATCGGCCGGCTGGCGAGAGAAACCGGCGTTTCGGTGCTGCTGGTGGAACAGAACATCGAGCTTGCGCTTCAGGCCGCCCATCGGTGCCTGGTCATGGAGAAGGGCCAGATCGTGCATCAGGGGCCGGTCGACGAACTCAGGGATGATGCGGTCCTGAAGAGGTATCTCGCGCTTTAG
- a CDS encoding fumarylacetoacetate hydrolase family protein has protein sequence MKLLRYGDQGAEKPGLLDSDGNIRDLSAHVSDLAGAALLPESLSRIAALDPAALPLVSDSPRVGPCVAGTGKFICIGLNYSDHAAETGATVPPEPVIFMKATSAICGPNDDVRIPRGSEKTDWEVELGVVIGRTAKYVSEAEALDHVAGYCLVHDVSERAFQAERAGQWTKGKSCDTFGPIGPWLVTPDEIADPQNLAMWLNVNGEKMQDGSSSTMVYGVAFVISYLSQFMSLQPGDIISTGTPPGVGMGLKPPRYLKDGDVVELGIEGLGTQKQRFVADA, from the coding sequence ATGAAGCTACTTCGATATGGTGACCAAGGGGCTGAAAAGCCCGGGCTGCTCGACAGTGACGGCAATATTCGCGATCTCTCCGCGCACGTTTCCGATCTGGCCGGTGCGGCACTCCTGCCGGAAAGCCTGTCGCGGATCGCCGCGCTCGATCCCGCCGCATTGCCGCTCGTTTCTGACAGTCCGCGCGTCGGCCCCTGTGTCGCGGGAACCGGCAAGTTCATCTGCATCGGCCTGAACTATTCGGATCACGCGGCCGAGACCGGCGCGACCGTCCCTCCCGAGCCGGTGATCTTCATGAAAGCGACGTCCGCGATCTGTGGGCCGAACGACGACGTCCGGATCCCGCGCGGGTCGGAAAAGACCGACTGGGAAGTCGAGCTCGGCGTCGTGATCGGCAGGACGGCGAAGTACGTGAGCGAGGCGGAGGCCCTCGATCACGTTGCCGGCTACTGCCTCGTCCATGACGTGTCGGAACGCGCCTTCCAGGCCGAGCGCGCCGGCCAATGGACCAAGGGCAAGTCCTGCGACACGTTCGGCCCCATCGGGCCCTGGCTCGTGACTCCCGACGAGATCGCCGACCCGCAAAACCTCGCGATGTGGCTCAACGTCAACGGCGAAAAGATGCAGGACGGCTCGTCCAGCACCATGGTCTACGGCGTCGCCTTCGTGATCTCCTATCTGTCTCAGTTCATGTCGCTGCAGCCCGGCGACATCATTTCGACCGGAACGCCTCCAGGCGTCGGCATGGGCCTCAAGCCGCCGCGCTATCTGAAAGACGGTGACGTGGTGGAACTCGGCATCGAGGGGCTTGGAACACAGAAACAGCGTTTCGTCGCCGATGCGTAG
- a CDS encoding cysteine hydrolase family protein gives MSRIAEDVPVAERLENPALLIVDMQNDFVRVGAPLEVPDARKTVANIARLATRFRAIGAPVIYTRFLARQEEDLLWLWSPQCTDETRCCWRGISRRYEDASGELECTDIIAELAPVGDEPVIDKYGYGSFHATQLDATLRALGVRSLVLTGTVTQICVEETGREAFHHGYRTTMVADGVSSFAPDLQAATLKNFAMKFGWVATSDDVLKALPA, from the coding sequence ATGAGCCGTATCGCAGAAGATGTTCCCGTTGCCGAGCGACTGGAAAACCCGGCCCTGCTTATCGTCGACATGCAGAACGATTTCGTGCGCGTCGGCGCGCCGCTCGAGGTTCCCGATGCCCGCAAGACGGTCGCGAACATCGCGCGCCTGGCGACCCGGTTCCGCGCGATTGGCGCGCCGGTGATATACACGCGCTTCCTCGCGCGGCAGGAGGAGGACCTGCTGTGGCTGTGGTCGCCGCAATGCACCGACGAGACGCGGTGCTGCTGGCGCGGGATCAGCCGTCGCTACGAGGATGCGAGCGGTGAGCTCGAGTGCACCGACATCATCGCCGAACTGGCGCCCGTCGGCGACGAGCCGGTCATCGACAAGTACGGCTACGGGTCGTTCCACGCCACGCAGCTGGACGCCACGCTACGCGCTCTGGGTGTGCGCTCCCTCGTCCTGACGGGCACCGTGACCCAGATCTGCGTCGAGGAAACCGGCAGGGAAGCCTTTCACCACGGCTACCGGACCACCATGGTGGCAGATGGCGTGTCCTCCTTCGCGCCGGACCTCCAGGCCGCCACGCTGAAGAACTTCGCCATGAAATTCGGCTGGGTCGCGACGTCCGACGACGTGCTGAAGGCGCTGCCGGCCTGA